A single region of the Cynocephalus volans isolate mCynVol1 chromosome 12, mCynVol1.pri, whole genome shotgun sequence genome encodes:
- the GALNT4 gene encoding polypeptide N-acetylgalactosaminyltransferase 4, translated as MRIRMAVRKTWVGKSCLLLALLAVAYVLVEFSVSTFHASPGAGHTRERVSRRLSDLEKNAEDLSRPLYEKPPADSHALGEWGKASKLQLNEGERKQQEELIERYAINIYLSDRISLHRHIEDKRMYECKSKKFNYRRLPTTSVIIAFYNEAWSTLLRTIHSVLETSPAVLLKEIILVDDLSDRVYLKTQLETYISNLDRVRLIRTNKREGLVRARLIGATFATGDVLTFLDCHCECNSGWLEPLLERISRDETAIVCPVIDTIDWNTFEFYMQTGEPMIGGFDWRLTFQWHSVPKHERDRRESRIDPIRSPTMAGGLFAVSKKYFQYLGTYDTGMEVWGGENLELSFRVWQCGGKLEIHPCSHVGHVFPMRAPYARPNFLQNTARAAEVWMDEYKEHFYNRNPPARKEVYGDISERKLLRERLRCKNFDWYLKNVFSNLHVPEDRPGWHGAIRSMGISSECLDYNSPDNNPTGANLSLFGCHGQGGNQFFEYTSNKEIRFNSVTELCAEVPEQKNYVGMQNCPKDGLPVPVNIIWHFKEDGTIFHPHSGLCLSAYRTPEGRPNVQMRTCDALDKNQIWRFEK; from the coding sequence ATGAGGATCCGGATGGCCGTGAGGAAGACCTGGGTAGGAAAGAGCTGCCTCCTGCTGGCGCTTTTAGCAGTGGCCTATGTCCTTGTGGAGTTCTCGGTCTCCACTTTCCATGCCTCCCCAGGAGCCGGCCATACCAGGGAGCGGGTCTCAAGACGGCTCTCAGACCTGGAGAAAAATGCAGAGGATTTGTCTCGACCACTTTATGAGAAGCCCCCTGCAGATTCCCATGcacttggggagtgggggaaagcCAGCAAACTCCAGCTCAACGAGGGTGAACGGAAGCAGCAAGAAGAACTCATTGAGAGATATGCCATCAATATTTACCTTAGTGACAGGATTTCTCTGCACCGCCACATAGAGGATAAAAGAATGTATGAGTGTAAATCCAAGAAATTCAACTATAGGAGACTTCCCACCACCTCTGTTATCATTGCTTTCTATAATGAAGCCTGGTCGACTTTACTGCGCACCATTCACAGTGTTTTAGAAACTTCTCCTGCAGTCCTCTTGAAGGAGATCATCTTGGTGGATGACTTGAGTGACAGAGTTTATTTGAAGACACAACTTGAAACTTATATCAGCAATCTTGATAGAGTCCGCTTGATTAGAACCAATAAGCGTGAGGGGCTGGTTAGGGCCCGCCTGATTGGGGCCACTTTTGCCACTGGTGATGTCCTCACCTTCTTGGATTGTCACTGTGAGTGTAATTCTGGTTGGCTGGAACCACTTTTGGAAAGGATCAGTAGAGATGAAACAGCAATTGTTTGTCCTGTTATAGATACCATTGATTGGAATACTTTTGAATTCTATATGCAGACAGGGGAGCCCATGATTGGTGGATTTGACTGGCGTTTAACATTCCAGTGGCATTCTGTCCCCAAACATGAAAGGGACAGGCGGGAATCGAGAATTGACCCCATCAGATCACCCACCATGGCTGGAGGATTGTTTGCTGTCAGCAAGAAATATTTTCAGTACCTTGGAACATATGATACTGGAATGGAAGTGTGGGGAGGTGAAAATCTCGAGTTGTCTTTTAGGGTGTGGCAGTGTGGTGGTAAATTGGAGATCCACCCATGTTCCCATGTGGGCCATGTATTCCCCATGCGGGCACCGTATGCTCGCCCCAATTTCCTACAGAATACTGCTCGGGCAGCAGAAGTGTGGATGGATGAGTACAAAGAGCATTTCTACAATCGAAACCCTCCAGCAAGGAAAGAAGTGTACGGtgatatttctgaaagaaaattacTACGAGAACGGCTGAGATGCAAGAATTTCGACTGGtatttgaaaaatgtgttttcCAATTTACATGTTCCGGAGGATAGGCCAGGCTGGCATGGGGCTATTCGCAGTATGGGGATCTCTTCTGAATGTTTAGATTATAATTCTCCTGACAACAACCCCACAGGTGCTAACCTTTCACTGTTTGGATGCCATGGTCAAGGAGGCAATCAATTCTTTGAATATacttcaaacaaagaaataaggTTTAATTCTGTGACGGAGTTATGTGCGGAGgttcctgagcaaaaaaattatgTAGGAATGCAAAATTGTCCTAAAGATGGGCTCCCTGTTCCAGTAAACATAATTTGGCATTTTAAAGAAGATGGAACCATTTTCCATCCACACTCAGGACTATGTCTTAGTGCTTATCGGACACCCGAGGGCCGACCTAATGTTCAAATGAGAACTTGTGATGCTCTAGATAAAAATCAAATCTGGAGGTTTGAGAAATAG